The following coding sequences are from one Halorubrum sp. BOL3-1 window:
- a CDS encoding DUF1641 domain-containing protein has protein sequence MDAFAAGTDADIDELAARVDAQADDLIALLDLLTVVRGLSDDLVPELRTAAAENRESLADLRTSLENEETRKLVEQVGDNADSLADLLDLLVVAQDLSAELVPELRTIAAENRGEIARLRMAFEHEETLTLLRQIGHNTDTFLDLLSTLEVASDALADVAPEDEAAASAAREDVRRLATAFDRTESVDTLVALGENMETVRGLLALVEGFGDAADRGTEEYYQLGAQLGQAADLAEQASDPQIVETLDAGASAFTDKTTDRRVGLFGLISALRNDDVQRTFGTLVEAAERVGQTRDSSRSE, from the coding sequence GTGGACGCGTTCGCGGCCGGCACCGACGCCGATATTGACGAGTTAGCCGCCCGCGTCGACGCACAGGCCGACGACCTGATCGCGCTGTTGGATTTGCTCACCGTCGTGCGCGGCCTGAGCGACGATCTCGTGCCGGAACTGCGGACGGCCGCAGCGGAGAACCGTGAGTCGCTGGCCGACCTGCGGACCTCCCTCGAGAACGAGGAGACGAGAAAGCTGGTTGAGCAGGTAGGCGATAACGCCGATTCGCTGGCTGACCTACTCGATCTGCTGGTCGTCGCACAGGACCTCTCGGCGGAACTCGTTCCCGAATTGCGTACCATCGCCGCCGAGAACCGCGGGGAGATCGCGCGGCTCCGCATGGCGTTTGAGCACGAGGAAACGCTGACCCTGTTGCGCCAAATCGGCCATAACACCGACACGTTCCTTGACCTGCTGTCGACGCTTGAAGTCGCGAGCGACGCGCTTGCGGATGTTGCTCCCGAAGACGAGGCGGCCGCTTCAGCTGCGCGCGAAGACGTTCGCCGGCTTGCTACGGCGTTCGACCGTACAGAGTCCGTCGACACGCTCGTCGCTCTCGGTGAGAACATGGAGACAGTCCGCGGGCTACTTGCGCTCGTGGAGGGTTTCGGCGACGCTGCCGACCGCGGCACCGAGGAGTACTATCAGCTCGGCGCACAGTTGGGACAGGCCGCTGACCTAGCTGAACAAGCGAGCGACCCTCAGATCGTCGAGACGCTCGATGCCGGTGCAAGCGCTTTTACCGACAAGACGACCGATCGACGGGTCGGTCTGTTCGGGCTGATATCGGCTCTGCGAAACGACGACGTCCAGCGGACGTTCGGCACGCTCGTCGAAGCGGCTGAGCGTGTCGGCCAAACGCGGGACTCCAGCCGTTCAGAGTAA
- a CDS encoding recombinase family protein, protein MTRVALYVRVSTDRQDHDRQIRELKEFVAEEYPDASVERFADIISGTGDEGGAEYRRLREAITDGELDVVIVHELSRLSRLGGGEIHNFLQHALEHGTSVRDLEVGLDLDVDDSMVDQAVTQMIAGLMGDLARIEQTQKVRRIQSGIDAAQAAGKWTGRPPTGFEVVDGHLRVDPEEYLRVRAGMERVAAGESLAEVADDVGVAASTLRELYNDRPGLYLHGEADDDRVDAALEDIRPLSEPNAEPAGDLNKRLKRLEQKVENFD, encoded by the coding sequence GTGACTCGCGTCGCGTTATACGTCCGCGTCTCAACCGACAGACAAGATCACGATCGACAGATCCGTGAGCTCAAGGAGTTTGTCGCCGAGGAGTATCCTGACGCAAGTGTCGAGCGGTTCGCCGACATCATCTCGGGGACTGGCGACGAGGGTGGCGCTGAGTATCGCCGGCTTCGCGAAGCGATCACCGACGGGGAACTTGATGTCGTCATTGTTCATGAACTCTCTCGACTCTCCCGGCTCGGTGGTGGCGAGATCCACAACTTCCTCCAACACGCTCTTGAACACGGGACGAGCGTCCGTGATCTTGAGGTCGGCCTCGATCTTGATGTCGACGACAGTATGGTCGATCAGGCGGTTACCCAAATGATTGCCGGGCTCATGGGTGACCTTGCTCGGATCGAACAGACACAGAAGGTTCGTCGGATACAGTCGGGGATCGACGCTGCTCAAGCGGCCGGCAAATGGACCGGCCGGCCACCGACCGGGTTTGAGGTCGTTGACGGGCATCTCCGGGTTGACCCCGAGGAGTATCTCCGAGTCCGCGCCGGCATGGAACGAGTCGCCGCCGGCGAATCACTCGCCGAGGTCGCCGACGACGTGGGTGTCGCTGCGAGTACACTCCGCGAGCTGTATAACGACCGCCCAGGGCTATATCTGCACGGCGAGGCCGACGACGACCGTGTTGACGCCGCCCTCGAGGACATCCGCCCGCTGAGTGAGCCCAACGCCGAACCTGCCGGGGACCTCAATAAGCGACTCAAACGGCTCGAACAGAAGGTTGAGAACTTCGACTGA
- a CDS encoding IS5 family transposase has product MEIDILDFIEQCRDLAKQALGKHAGEPASGGFARWVHVVLHCFRVEDERSYRETPNRLKYMAEVRDALNLDQDDLPDHTTIYKSFDRLKMWVWRALLRVSAQQHPQSGHAALDSTFFDRRRASSYFRQRAGRTIQTLKATTLTDVESLAVLDVHIAARWKHDTKTGPQVVRRNADDLQSVAADNGFQDWHTEYEIAAHDVEYLVHYRGSSAKAAANNALNRANGYAQRWMAETSYSTTKRSLGDAVRALSWYRQFREIVLMFAISNIEPLCESL; this is encoded by the coding sequence ATGGAGATCGACATCCTCGACTTCATTGAGCAGTGTCGTGACCTAGCTAAACAAGCGTTAGGGAAGCACGCGGGCGAGCCCGCCAGCGGCGGGTTCGCCCGCTGGGTTCACGTCGTTTTACACTGTTTTCGGGTCGAAGACGAGCGCAGCTACCGTGAAACGCCGAATCGGCTGAAGTACATGGCCGAGGTTCGTGATGCGCTCAACTTAGATCAGGACGATCTCCCCGATCATACGACGATCTACAAGTCGTTTGATCGGCTGAAAATGTGGGTGTGGCGGGCGCTGCTGCGCGTTTCCGCGCAGCAGCACCCGCAGTCTGGCCACGCTGCGCTCGACAGCACGTTTTTCGACCGCCGACGTGCGTCATCGTACTTCCGCCAGCGGGCAGGACGAACAATACAGACGCTCAAAGCGACGACATTGACTGATGTGGAATCACTTGCTGTTCTCGATGTTCACATCGCAGCACGGTGGAAGCATGATACAAAGACCGGACCGCAGGTCGTCCGCCGAAACGCGGACGACCTGCAGTCCGTCGCCGCCGATAACGGCTTCCAAGACTGGCATACCGAGTACGAAATCGCCGCACATGACGTTGAGTACCTCGTCCACTACCGTGGTTCGTCAGCGAAAGCAGCTGCGAACAACGCGCTCAACCGAGCAAACGGCTACGCTCAGCGGTGGATGGCCGAAACATCCTACTCGACAACGAAGCGCTCGCTCGGCGATGCCGTGCGAGCGCTGAGCTGGTATCGACAGTTCCGTGAAATTGTCCTGATGTTCGCCATCAGCAACATAGAACCACTGTGTGAGTCGCTGTAA
- a CDS encoding NAD(P)/FAD-dependent oxidoreductase yields MTANALRRRIDADVTVIDKSRTHSYQPAYYLIPFGYMDLDEHQRDTRELLHNDVEFVQDEVVGVDPDEQTVSGENGTYEYDILISAVGNNLRPDAVPGMLEGWNQTDSVYPFYHVSAARAMGDAVDEFDSGRFLVTVPDTPIKCGGAPLKLTMLMEEYLRKRGVREDAEVVMTKPGSEVFGTGPKAPYQEQIEEIWDDRDITFVPDFTVSEVDYENQTVHSEEGDALEYDLYAPVPPQYGHEFVVKNSPLTDGGEYVSVNDNTLQHETYPNVFALGDNADVPTSRTASAARKQSHVVVDNVERYLADRSLAPDYDGYTACPILVEKGKAMIAEFDYESPISAPVVSRLNWILDINVIPSLYWNVWMRGYDPVP; encoded by the coding sequence ATGACAGCAAACGCGCTCCGTCGGCGCATCGACGCCGACGTGACCGTGATCGACAAGAGCCGGACGCACAGCTATCAGCCCGCCTACTACCTGATCCCGTTCGGGTACATGGACCTCGACGAGCATCAGCGCGACACGCGCGAGTTGCTCCACAACGACGTCGAGTTCGTTCAAGACGAGGTCGTCGGGGTCGACCCAGACGAGCAGACCGTCTCCGGTGAGAACGGCACCTACGAGTACGACATCCTCATCTCCGCGGTGGGGAACAATCTCCGTCCGGACGCGGTCCCGGGGATGCTCGAGGGGTGGAACCAGACGGACTCCGTGTATCCGTTCTATCATGTCTCCGCGGCGCGAGCGATGGGCGATGCAGTCGACGAGTTCGACAGCGGGCGCTTCCTCGTGACGGTCCCGGACACGCCGATCAAGTGCGGCGGCGCGCCGCTGAAACTCACGATGCTGATGGAGGAGTACCTCCGTAAGCGCGGTGTCCGCGAGGACGCCGAGGTCGTAATGACAAAGCCCGGGTCGGAAGTGTTCGGCACGGGGCCGAAGGCCCCGTATCAAGAGCAGATCGAAGAGATCTGGGACGACCGTGACATCACGTTCGTGCCCGATTTCACCGTTTCCGAGGTCGACTACGAGAATCAGACGGTACACTCAGAGGAGGGTGATGCCTTGGAGTACGACCTGTACGCGCCAGTTCCCCCGCAGTACGGACACGAGTTTGTCGTCAAGAACTCGCCGTTGACCGACGGCGGCGAGTACGTCTCCGTCAATGACAACACGCTCCAACACGAGACGTATCCGAACGTGTTCGCGCTCGGCGACAACGCGGACGTGCCGACCTCGCGAACCGCCTCGGCCGCGCGCAAACAGTCACACGTCGTCGTGGACAACGTCGAGCGATATCTTGCAGATCGGTCGCTCGCACCCGACTACGACGGATACACTGCCTGTCCGATTCTCGTCGAGAAGGGGAAGGCGATGATCGCGGAGTTCGATTACGAGAGTCCTATTTCCGCGCCGGTCGTGAGTCGGCTCAACTGGATCCTCGACATCAACGTGATTCCCTCGCTGTACTGGAACGTCTGGATGCGCGGATACGATCCGGTTCCCTGA